From a region of the Dictyostelium discoideum AX4 chromosome 2 chromosome, whole genome shotgun sequence genome:
- the pdhB gene encoding pyruvate dehydrogenase E1 beta subunit, with translation MLSSILKKIQPSLLVNFRIITRTYATKEVTVRDAINSALDEELARDEKVFIMGEEVAQYNGAYKITKGLFDKYGGDRIIDTPITEAGFAGIGVGAAMAGTRPIIEFMTFNFAMQAIDHIINSSAKTHYMSGGKVFNPIVWRGPNGPPTAVGAQHSQCFAAWYGSVPGLKVVAPWSAADHRGLLKSAIRDDNPVVYLESELLYNYKFDLSDQEQDKEYLVPIGKAKVEREGKDVTIVGFSRIVSNCMEAAEILAKEGISAEVINLRTIRPIDAETIVNSLKKTNKLVTVEEGWAQSGIGAEISALMMEHAFDYLDAPIERICGADVPMPYASNLENAAMVQTQNIVNAAKRVTQRNK, from the exons ATGTTgtcttcaattttaaaaaaaattcaaccaTCATTATTAGTTAACTTTAGAATTATCACTAGAACTTATGCTACTAAAGAG gTTACAGTTCGTGATGCAATTAATAGTGCATTGGATGAAGAATTAGCAAGAGatgaaaaagtttttattatgGGTGAAGAAGTAGCTCAATATAATGGTGCATACAAGATCACTAAAGGATTATTCGATAAATATGGTGGTGATAGAATTATTGATACTCCAATTACAGAAGCTGGTTTTGCTggtattggtgttggtgCTGCTATGGCAGGTACTAGACCAATCATTGAATTTATGACTTTCAACTTTGCTATGCAAGCAATTGATCACATCATCAATTCATCTGCTAAAACTCATTATATGTCTGGTGGTAAAGTTTTCAATCCAATCGTTTGGAGAGGTCCAAATGGTCCACCAACTGCTGTTGGTGCTCAACACAGtcaa tGTTTTGCTGCATGGTATGGTAGTGTTCCAGGTCTTAAAGTTGTTGCACCATGGAGTGCTGCTGATCATAGaggtttattaaaatcagcAATTCGTGATGATAATCCAGTTGTTTATTTAGAGAGTGAATTACTttacaattataaatttgatttatcagATCAAGAACAAGATAAAGAATACCTTGTTCCAATTGGTAAAGCAAAAGTTGAAAGAGAAGGTAAAGATGTTACAATTGTTGGTTTCTCTAGAATCGTTAGTAACTGTATGGAAGCTGCTGAAATACTTGCCAAAGAAGGTATCTCTGCTGAAGTTATCAATTTACGTACCATTCGTCCAATTGATGCTGAAACCATTGTAAATTCactcaaaaaaacaaataaattagttaCCGTTGAAGAAGGTTGGGCACAATCTGGTATTGGTGCTGAAATCTCTGCATTAATGATGGAACATGCTTTTGATTATTTAGATGCCCCAATTGAAAGAATTTGTGGTGCTGATGTTCCAATGCCATATGCTTCAAACTTGGAAAATGCTGC TATGGTCCAAACTCAAAACATTGTCAATGCTGCTAAAAGAGTTActcaaagaaataaataa
- a CDS encoding hypothetical protein (Similar to plasmodium falciparum (Isolate 3D7). asparagine-rich antigen), producing MENTDHSYNQQPVNNNDVRDLLFENSPLDQYLQSLNLKENEDNRGEVLSFEMFSQENIENNEEYNQIKYDNNNNNEKNNDNNNTFKNKNNKNNNIKLNKIQIFFMSLYQSISSIIIESDILLVQESPFIQNPNLSLKDNDDNDDDESPLPPIYPLSLYTLDNDNISNNNNNNKELSLNIIELISILYNNNNNNNNNNNNNYIIILISILILIISIFLNFKLIIFIFSISLIVIILILKIINSKIKEIQRNIKSLEKVNLELIDACKNHYNQISKTIQLIREVELISRGYRLSTPITPIERIEQSNNSGNGTSNSYKSEKSFILRASVSKSLKTFIILFKNLIENQAISLNLLENQKQFIKCQLSELFNSNNNNNNIDDDDDDDDINTKENQEEIELDQLENDSQLPIVTLKLMLHQYEFMVSNFFTLFIISFSNLLNNNNNFNRSDGIITTSNLFNFSNINNNICQFQSILLKISNRLTIENNSIKSLISKELWENKIPKRVILSKPKKTTIESFIYNTNQIAESLNSISPLFTSLLEKIVPLKQNNNQNNNQNNNNNNNNNNSDYESSSSSSSITILDILKLDEVVNDFLLIKNELTNSLKNWDNANRSLVKMVRTIPTTNPNLQKEWTEQEATEKLKKLLEKLRSNHFNNNDDHDDHDDDDPNNQRRQKQNELNKLMTSTTTINENQWLIYEDTGDLDPTYIERPLIQINENTNSELSNTNNETTTIIITKPPPPPPPMGLPRRTKPPKRTMYDPDFDPITQKMKISSETSTQNNNKNSIAASIIPQKKLMNELKTVLDIHVLKKNMPT from the exons atggaaaatacAGACCATTCTTATAATCAACAacctgtaaataataatgatgttagggatttattatttgaaaattcaccACTCGACCAATATCTTcaat cattaaatttaaaagaaaatgaagataataGAGGTGAagttttatcatttgaaatgTTTAGTCAAGagaatattgaaaataatgaagaatataatcaaataaaatatgataataacaataataatgaaaaaaataacgataataataatacttttaaaaataaaaataataaaaataacaacatcaaactaaataaaattcaaatattctTCATGTCATTATACCAATCTATATCatcaattataattgaatCAGATATTCTATTAGTACAAGAGTCACCATTTATCCAAAATCctaatttatcattaaaagataatgatgataatgatgatgatgaatcaccattaccaccaataTATCCATTATCATTATACACCTTAGATAATGATAacatatcaaataataataataataataaagaattatcattaaatattattgaattaatatcaatattatataacaataataataataataataataataataataataattatataattatattgatatcaattttaattttaataatatcaatatttttaaattttaaattaataatttttatattttcaatatcattaatagtgattatattaatattgaaaattataaattcaaagatTAAAGAGATTcaaagaaatattaaatcattagaaaaagttaatttagaattaattgatgCTTGTAAGAATCATTATAATCAAATTAGTAAAACTATACAATTAATTAGAGAAGTTGAATTAATATCAAGAGGTTATAGATTATCAACACCAATAACTCCAATTGAAAGAATTGAACAATCcaataatagtggtaatggTACTAGCAATAGTTATAAATctgaaaaatcatttattttaagaGCAAGtgtttcaaaatcattaaaaacatttataattttatttaaaaatttaattgaaaatcaagcaatttctttaaatttacttgaaaatcaaaaacaatttattaaatgtcAATTATCAGAACTTttcaattcaaataataataataataatattgatgatgatgatgatgatgatgatattaacacaaaagaaaatcaagaagAAATAGAATTAGATCAATTAGAAAATGATTCACAATTACCAATTGtaacattaaaattaatgttaCATCAATATGAATTCATGGTTTCAAATTTCtttactttatttattatatcattttcaaatttattaaataataataataattttaatagaaGTGAtggtattattactactagtaacctctttaatttttcaaatataaataataacatttgccaatttcaatcaattctattaaaaatttcaaatagaTTAAcgattgaaaataattcaattaaatctttaatttcaaaagaattatGGGAAAATA aaattccaaaaagagttatattatcaaaaccaaagaaaacaactattgaatcatttatatataatactAATCAAATAGCAGAATCATTAAATAGCATTAGTCCATTATTTACAAGTTTACTTGAAAAAATAGTTCccttaaaacaaaataataatcaaaataataatcaaaataataataataataacaacaataataatagtgattatgaatcatcatcatcatcatcatctataACAATacttgatattttaaaattagatgAAGTTGTAAATgactttttattaattaaaaatgaattaacaaACTCATTAAAGAATTGGGATAATGCAAATAGATCTTTAGTAAAGATGGTTAGAACTataccaacaacaaatccaaatttacaaaaagaaTGGACTGAACAAGAAGCaactgaaaaattaaaaaaactattagaaaaattaagatccaatcattttaataataatgatgatcaTGATGAtcatgacgatgatgatccTAATAATCAAAGAcgacaaaaacaaaatgaattaaataaattaatgacTTCAACTACAACAATCAATGAAAATCAATGGTTAATTTATGAAGATACTGGTGACCTTGATCCAACATATATTGAAAGACCTCTAATtcaaattaatgaaaatacaaATAGTGAACtatcaaatacaaataatgaaacaacaacaataataataacaaaaccACCCccacctccaccaccaaTGGGATTACCAAGAAGAACCAAACCTCCAAAAAGGACAATGTATGATCCTGATTTTGATCCAATAActcaaaaaatgaaaatatcttCTGAAACTAGtactcaaaataataataaaaatagtattgCTGCTTCAATAATTCcacaaaagaaattaatgaatgaaCTTAAAACTGTTTTAGATATTCATGTCCTAAAAAAGAATATGCCAACTTAa
- the rps18 gene encoding 40S ribosomal protein S18, with amino-acid sequence MSSSLVFQGEFQHIIRIYNTNVDGRRKIQYALTCVKGVGRRFANLVCKKADIDTSKRAGELSKDEVERLTTIMNHPRQYNIPTWFLNRQKDIKDGKYSHCLANQIDVKFREDLERLKKIRAHRGVRHHFGLRVRGQKTKTTGRRGRTVGVAGRR; translated from the exons ATGTCATCC tcATTAGTTTTCCAAGGAGAATTCCAACACATCATTCGTATTTACAATACCAATGTTGACGGTAGAAGAAAGATTCAATACGCTCTTACCTGTGTTAAAGGTGTTGGTCGTAGATTTGCCAATTTAGTCTGCAAAAAGGCTGATATTGATACCTCAAAAAGAGCTGGTGAACTTTCAAAAGATGAAGTCGAAAGATTAACCACCATCATGAATCACCCAAGACAATACAATATCCCAACTTGGTTCCTTAACAGACAAAAGGATATTAAAGACGGTAAATACTCTCATTGTCTTGCCAATCAAATCGATGTCAAATTCAGAGAAGATTTAGAAAGATTAAAGAAAATCAGAGCACACAGAGGTGTCAGACATCACTTTGGTCTCCGTGTTAGAGGTCAAAAGACCAAAACCACCG gTAGAAGAGGTCGTACTGTTGGTGTTGCTGGTCGTAGATAA